The window CTTTCTAATGTTGGAAAGGTGAACAGAGTTCACAATGATGATGAAGATTGTGATTCTCTATGGGCCATGCCTAATGGTAGTGCGCCCTTTCAGAACTCAAAGTTTTCTGTTGAATCTGAAGACTTTATTGAGGATGAATGCGATTCAAGTGACGAGTTTGATATTCCAAAGCAAAATAGTGTGCGTCCTGAGGTGAATTTAAAGAATGTTTTAAATGGGATGTTTGCTATATTGACTGGTGCGAATAAACCTTCGGATGTCTCCTCGGATAAACAAGTTCCTagttcaaatatttcatttcttgGTTCTGAAAAGAATGGTGATACCTATTTGCACTCCTCGGTGTACATTCCTAGTGCCCCACCTCTTCTCGAGCCGAATATGATTAATTATACTGCTTATAAAGATGTTTTGGAGGCTGAGCCCCCAGAATGGCTTCCAGATAGTTCTTCTTCAATTTGTATGCAATGTACTGCCCCTTTTACTGCAATCACTCGCGGTAGGCATCATTGTCGATTTTGTGGAGGGATTTTCTGCCGAGCCTGTTCAAAAGGGAGGTGTTTGATGCCCGTTAAGTTCAGAGAGAGAAATCCACAGAGGGTATGTGATGCCTGCTATGACAGGCTTGATCCTTTACAGGGTGTACTTATTAACAGCATTAGCAATGCTGTGCAAAGGGCGAAACATGATGTGATGGACTGGACGTGTTCAAGAGGGTGGTTGAATCTTCCTATTGGTCTGTCCATGGAACATGAGATATACAAAGCATCCAAAACGCTAAGAGGATACTTCCAGGTGTTGTTACCATGCAGTATAACTTGAATTACCATACATGCTATCGTACTCTTTGAGATCTATAATTATACTGTGATATATTAAATGGTTGTGTGGATATTCTTCTGTGACATTCTGTTTACTGGCGTTGAATTGTATAGGTCTCTAGACTAAATCCTGAAAAGTCTATACCCTTGGCTGTACTGAAGGGGGCCAAAGGTCTTGCTATTTTGACAGTCGCTAAAGGTGGAGTGTTGGTGGCTTACAAATTTGGCACTGGTTTGGTAATTGCCCGAAGGTCGGATGGTTCATGGTCTGCCCCATCAGCTATATTATCTGTTGGATTGGGATGGGGTGCCCAGGTAAAAAGACTTTTAATTCCAAGTTCTTTTACACGTGTAGAATTTCTAGAAGAATTTTCGATCTTTAGAAATGGCTAAGTTAGGTTATAGGATCTTGGCAGCGTACATTTTGGGTTCTTGTCTCCCTTATGAGATGTGGAACAAGGACTTTTGACTCAAATCACACAAGAGTCTTGTATGCTCATTGAGTTCTGAATTATTTGTATTCTTGTTTACCTTAGATTGGTGGTGAGCTCATGGATTTCATAATCGTGCTTCATAATTCAAAAGCTGTCAAGACATTCTGCAGCCGAATGCACTTTTCTCTTGGTGCTGGGTGTAGTGTTGCTGCTGGACCTGTTGGTAGAGTGTTGGAAGCAGATCTTCGAGCTGGAGATAGAGGTTCTGGCATGTGCTATACATATAGCTGTAGCAAAGGTATCCTGATTAGATTGTGCATTTTCTGTTTAACTTGGAAGTTTTTTTTCGACAGCACTCTTGTTTCTAGCTCATCTGAGAACTAAATTTGCCTCGAATGTTTGTCTCTTGCCCTGAGTGTTCCATAAGTTAGCTTTTGCTATTTCAAGAGTTTGCTGAGCTTCTTTTGGATCAATGTCATTAGCCTTCTCTGCATCATTTACTAAAATAGTGACCTCATTGTTGCCTATTCTAGAATGTTTCTCATAACAAAAGCATTGTAGCCTATTCTAGCAAAACC of the Benincasa hispida cultivar B227 unplaced genomic scaffold, ASM972705v1 Contig1243, whole genome shotgun sequence genome contains:
- the LOC120068872 gene encoding uncharacterized protein LOC120068872 isoform X1, producing the protein MENKIKDCLNPRKRFIGSFPFHPAIVVLVGFLSSNPSYQIISFNSILPIRKFMATLNGKVTYSSLSNVGKVNRVHNDDEDCDSLWAMPNGSAPFQNSKFSVESEDFIEDECDSSDEFDIPKQNSVRPEVNLKNVLNGMFAILTGANKPSDVSSDKQVPSSNISFLGSEKNGDTYLHSSVYIPSAPPLLEPNMINYTAYKDVLEAEPPEWLPDSSSSICMQCTAPFTAITRGRHHCRFCGGIFCRACSKGRCLMPVKFRERNPQRVCDACYDRLDPLQGVLINSISNAVQRAKHDVMDWTCSRGWLNLPIGLSMEHEIYKASKTLRGYFQVSRLNPEKSIPLAVLKGAKGLAILTVAKGGVLVAYKFGTGLVIARRSDGSWSAPSAILSVGLGWGAQIGGELMDFIIVLHNSKAVKTFCSRMHFSLGAGCSVAAGPVGRVLEADLRAGDRGSGMCYTYSCSKGILIRLCIFCLTWKFFFDSTLVSSSSEN
- the LOC120068872 gene encoding uncharacterized protein LOC120068872 isoform X2, with translation MATLNGKVTYSSLSNVGKVNRVHNDDEDCDSLWAMPNGSAPFQNSKFSVESEDFIEDECDSSDEFDIPKQNSVRPEVNLKNVLNGMFAILTGANKPSDVSSDKQVPSSNISFLGSEKNGDTYLHSSVYIPSAPPLLEPNMINYTAYKDVLEAEPPEWLPDSSSSICMQCTAPFTAITRGRHHCRFCGGIFCRACSKGRCLMPVKFRERNPQRVCDACYDRLDPLQGVLINSISNAVQRAKHDVMDWTCSRGWLNLPIGLSMEHEIYKASKTLRGYFQVSRLNPEKSIPLAVLKGAKGLAILTVAKGGVLVAYKFGTGLVIARRSDGSWSAPSAILSVGLGWGAQIGGELMDFIIVLHNSKAVKTFCSRMHFSLGAGCSVAAGPVGRVLEADLRAGDRGSGMCYTYSCSKGILIRLCIFCLTWKFFFDSTLVSSSSEN